In Pseudomonas hamedanensis, a single window of DNA contains:
- a CDS encoding TIR domain-containing protein, with amino-acid sequence MRKPRIFIASAVESLDVADAFNVNLDHQAEVTVWKHGFNLSQNTIDSLVKMAESVDFAIFIFTPDDIAEIRDQKKHIVRDNVLFELGLFVGTLGKERCFIVKPRDTELHFPTDLLGLTPADYNGERSDGNLEAAVNHPCVLIKKEVANLSLLSQDLNIQKNPRRKAGYNYKLGDVEHRLLAKVLESYASSPNGVSVWSTFNDLKGVEQGILSLAAIKLERVGFLDKSIAIDEEYNGSEYYALSITADGIDYLLENEELLHKANKKVGTVNFDTDIPF; translated from the coding sequence ATGAGAAAGCCAAGAATATTTATAGCTTCAGCAGTAGAGAGCTTGGATGTGGCTGATGCGTTCAACGTAAACCTAGATCATCAGGCAGAGGTAACGGTTTGGAAGCATGGTTTTAACCTTTCTCAGAACACTATTGACTCTCTGGTAAAAATGGCGGAATCCGTGGATTTCGCAATTTTCATTTTTACACCAGATGATATCGCAGAAATCAGAGATCAAAAAAAGCACATCGTACGAGATAATGTGCTTTTTGAACTTGGCCTATTTGTCGGTACGCTAGGTAAAGAGAGATGCTTCATAGTTAAACCTAGAGACACCGAGTTGCATTTCCCGACTGATCTTTTGGGGCTTACACCCGCGGATTACAATGGCGAAAGGTCTGATGGAAATTTGGAGGCCGCTGTAAATCACCCGTGCGTACTAATCAAGAAGGAAGTTGCAAATTTAAGCTTGCTTTCACAAGATCTAAATATTCAGAAAAATCCGCGCAGAAAGGCTGGATACAATTATAAACTTGGTGACGTGGAACATCGCCTTTTGGCAAAAGTTCTTGAAAGTTACGCCAGCTCACCGAATGGCGTATCTGTATGGAGTACATTCAACGACCTGAAAGGTGTTGAGCAAGGGATACTGAGTTTAGCGGCGATTAAGCTAGAAAGAGTAGGCTTTCTAGATAAGAGCATCGCTATCGACGAAGAGTATAATGGCTCTGAATATTATGCACTCTCAATAACTGCAGACGGGATAGATTATCTTCTTGAAAATGAGGAGCTGCTCCACAAGGCAAATAAAAAAGTAGGTACAGTTAATTTCGACACAGATATTCCATTCTGA
- a CDS encoding type II secretion system protein N → MKFTARITPAQTVQALALLAALVGVATWSSLLLTSAQSHTPAAAPQMLAARSDSPALQWFSNETAPVDIKVSGVMAGGSGAVAILSLNDGPPRSFLVGEKVGVGVRLVGVERDGVVIERGGERVRLGVERLAEGVVLPRLVRP, encoded by the coding sequence ATGAAATTCACCGCACGGATTACCCCGGCGCAAACGGTCCAGGCACTGGCACTGCTCGCCGCACTGGTTGGCGTCGCGACGTGGTCGTCGCTGCTGCTGACTTCGGCGCAATCCCACACGCCAGCGGCCGCCCCGCAAATGCTCGCGGCGCGGAGTGATAGTCCGGCGTTGCAGTGGTTTTCCAATGAGACCGCGCCGGTGGATATCAAGGTGAGTGGGGTGATGGCGGGGGGGAGTGGGGCGGTGGCGATATTGAGCTTGAACGATGGGCCGCCGAGGAGTTTTTTGGTGGGGGAGAAGGTTGGAGTTGGGGTGAGGTTGGTGGGGGTTGAGCGGGATGGGGTGGTGATTGAGCGGGGTGGGGAGAGGGTGAGGTTGGGGGTGGAGAGGTTGGCGGAGGGGGTGGTGTTGCCTAGGTTGGTGAGGCCTTGA